One Centropristis striata isolate RG_2023a ecotype Rhode Island chromosome 22, C.striata_1.0, whole genome shotgun sequence genomic window carries:
- the akap14 gene encoding A-kinase anchor protein 14: MGEEGRSSFNPNLTTESAQLVKTLLERQQHSVSEEQEEEEDSPGRQMETVHWVSSEDFTVEVGKRQIEEYLQTWELQPCWLHSLDFLSSTEEQHSTFYHYRARFSTPTSRRPVQGTARVYFVVDISKVKPQTLPAEVHFVVESNRLVHSPGRTRFREEWLEDVIESKTLLRRAVSL; encoded by the coding sequence ATGGGAGAGGAGGGACGTTCTTCATTTAATCCGAATTTAACGACAGAATCTGCCCAACTTGTGAAAACTTTGCTGGAGAGACAACAGCACAGTGTAtcggaggagcaggaggaggaggaggactctcCTGGCAGACAGATGGAGACTGTTCACTGGGTTTCTAGCGAAGACTTTACAGTCGAAGTGGGGAAAAGGCAGATTGAAGAGTATCTTCAAACCTGGGAGCTGCAGCCCTGTTGGCTTCACAGTCTGGACTTCCTCAGCTCCACCGAGGAGCAGCACAGTACCTTCTACCACTACCGGGCCCGCTTCAGTACCCCGACCTCACGGAGGCCGGTTCAGGGGACAGCTAGGGTCTATTTCGTCGTGGACATATCGAAAGTGAAACCCCAAACTCTGCCCGCGGAGGTGCACTTCGTGGTGGAGTCCAACAGGCTGGTGCACAGCCCCGGGAGGACCAGGTTCAGAGAGGAGTGGCTGGAGGACGTGATTGAAAGCAAGACTCTGCTCCGAAGAGCGGTCAGCCTGTGA